The Terriglobus roseus region CACTACGGGTTGTTAGAAGTTCAGCTTCAGAGCTGCCTGTACGTTACGTGGCAGGTTGGCCTGTGAGTTGACCTGTCCGAAGTTCGAAGCTCCGAAGGTGGTGTTTGGCAAGCCAAACTGCACCTTGTTGAACACATTGAAGGCTTCCAGGCGGAACTGCAGCTTGATGCTCTCGTGGATTGGGAAGTACTTGATCAGTGAGAGATCGTCCTGGAAGGTTTTGACACCGCGCAGATAGCCAGAAGAGCGTGGGACGTTGCCCAACTGGAAGGATTGCGCCTGCGTGAAGCCGGTCCAGTTGAAGTAGCCGTCCTTATACCCGGCACCGGATGAACCGAGGCGATTGCGGATGTCGCCGTGGTTGAGAGGATCGACACCCTGAACGAACATGGGGCGTGATCCTGAGAATGCGGCGCCACCGGTTTGCGTGATTCCTAATGCGGCACCGGATTGCACAGCGATGATGGTGTTCAGTCCCCATCCACCGATGATCTGGTTCACCCATCCGGATGCACCGCTGCCAAAGCGCTGGCCACGGCCAAACGGAAGTGTGTAGTTCGCGTTGGCAACGAGGCGATGCGGCACGTCAGTGGATGCAACAGACCACTCGTAGTCACGGATGTGGTAGCTGTTCTGGTAGTTCGGCGTGCCATTTGCATTGAGGAAGCCAGCCGTGATTGGCACAGCGTTCGTCATGCTCTTGGAGAACGTGTAGCTGACAGTTGCTGTCAGGTTGGGCGAAGGCTGCATGGTGATGAAGGCCTGTGCCGCGTTGAACTCTGCAGTACCGCCGCCGTAGCCACTGATGTTCAGCGAGCTGTTCGCCATGCCGCTGTTCGTTGTGTACTGCGGATACGCTGCGAGCAGAGCCGCACGCTGTACCGTTGGCGTGTTCAGGTTGCCAACGTTCGGCTGTCCATAGAACGGATTCGCAACGCTGGCCTGCAGGTAATTGACGTAGTTCGTATCACCAACTGCGCCCCAGTTCTGGTCACGCAAGTCGTTGGGACGGATGTTCTGCGGCAGGTGAAGGCTGTGGCTGCCGACATAGTTCAAGTGAAGAACGATGCCGCGGGAAATCTGACGTTCCACGCCGAGGTTCCACTGCTCGTTATAGGAGAGCGGAGTGTCATAGAGCACGCCTGTCACGCTGGTACCCGTACCTACCTGAACTCCGTTTGCCGCGCCCTGAGGAAGCTGAACACCAGTCGGGAACGGGTTCGCGATGGTAGCGTTTGGAACCTGTGTGCTGACGAACGTGGTCGCCGTGCTGATGGAGTAGCCCAACGTGCTGGCGCTATAGAAGCGCTGGCTGGTCGGGAGGTAGAGGATCGAGAAGCCAGAGCGCACTACCGTCTTTGGCGTTACCTGCCAAGCGAGGCCGAAGCGCGGCGAGAACTTGGTGTAGCTCGTCTTCCAGGTGCGGTTGGGATAGTTGACGCCGAGGAAGCGTGCACCGCCGGTGAACGGAAGCGCCGCGCTGGACAACGGGTTTGCAACCTTCAGATCGAGATCCGCCCAGCGATTCTGGCGCTCGCGATAGCCGGTTTCGATGTCCCACCGGATGCCCATGTTCAGGGTCAGGTTCGGGAAGACCTTCCAGTCGTCCTGGAAGAACGGTGCGTGGTACCAGGAGTCATACGCTGGCAGCACCTGACGCTGGAGCGAAGCACTGGTGAATGTACCGAGCAGGAATGCAGCAAGAGAGTCTACGTTTGCCTGATTGCCTGTGACCGAGCCCGACGAATTCGGCTTGGTGAGGGTCGAGTCAAAGGTGAAGGAGCCTACGCCGTTACCAGCGCTCTGCTGGTGCTCCATAATCAAACGTCCGTCATAGCCAAAGGTCAACGTATGCAGGCCACGTTGCCATACTGCCGTGGAATTGAGGACGTGGGTGTAGTGCTCCCAACGATTGGTGTTGGTGGCATTCGACATGTTGGCGTAAGCGCTATTGATGCTGACGTACGGCAGGCCCGGGAGCTGCTGCTGCGAGTCAAGGTTGGTGCTGAAGCCGTACTTCGATGCTTGATAGCCGTAGTTCTGCGGGATCTGGAAGTTCTTCTGGTACGCAAAACCGTAGTTGGTCTGCAGCACCAGAGACGGCGTGATTGTCCAGGTATGGCCAGCGGCGAAAAGATACGCCGTCAACGCCTGGTTGATACCGCTGGGGCCGTTAACTCCGTTGAAGAGATCGTTCTCGTGGTGGTTGTTCACATCTCGCGAACCACGTACGAACACGCGCTGGCTCGGCGAGAAGTTGTGATCGACGCGGAAGTTGAACTGATCTTCCTTGTCGTTCGTGGCGTACGAGTAGCTGTAGTTACTGGTCAAACCCGCTGCGTTGGGCATCGGAAGAAACTGCAGCAACTGTTGCGAGACGGGATTGATCGAGGTCAGACCGTAACCTGCTGCGAAACAACCAGCCGCATTGCAGCCTGCGGGCAACGGCTGACGCGTGGTGCCGTTGTTGCTGTACGGATCGTAAACCTGTCCCAGACCGCCTTCCGTAAAGATGCCTTGGCGCTGGAGCGCAGTGGGAACCGTGACGGTGTTGAAGACGTTGGTGGTATTGCGCGTGGCTTCCCAACCGAAAGTGAAGAACGTCTTGTCCTTGCCGTTGTAGATCTTTGGCAGCCATACCGGGCCGTTCACAAAGACACCGTACTGGTTGTAACGATGCGGCAAGCGGAAGTCTTTACGTGTGGGGATGGGATACACGCCGGAACGCTTGGTGAAGAAGTTTGCAGCGTCCAACTTGTCGTTACGGAAGTATTCGTAAGCCGTGCCGTGCAGGCCGTTCGTTCCGGACTTTGTAACGATGTTCAGAATGCCGCCCGAAGTACGGCCGAACTGCGCCGAAGGAGTTGAGGTGATGACCTTGAACTGATCCACAACTTCAACGGAAGGTGTCAGCGCGGGCTGGCCCTGGCAGCATACGCTGATTGGCACGCCGTCGAGCAGGATGTCGTTTGCCGCGCTCAGACCGCCGTTCGCTTCAAAGTTGTTGGTTGCTGCTGCGACCACAGCGCCGCGTGCGGTGGCTACACCTGCACCGAAGCTGCCTCCGGGATTGATACCCGGCGACAACGCAGCCAAGCCGTAAGGGTTACGACCATTCAATGGAAGGTCGCTAACCTGACGAGCGCCCACGGTGTAGCTGATGGTGGCATCGCTGGTTTCGAGGTCAGCCTGACCTGCCGCCTGGACATCTACGGTTTCGGTGTTGCTGCCGAGCTGCAACGTGAGATCGATGGAAGCGGTCTGTCCTACGGTGAGGGTCAGACTGCTGGTGGCCTTCTTGAAGCCGGACTGCTCGACGCTGAGGGTGTAGTTGCCCGTACCGAGCGCCGGGAAGGTGTAGATGCCCTCGCTGTTGGTCTGGGTCTTCAGGGTCAGGCCTGTGTCTGTCTTCTGGAGCAAGACCTGAGCGCCGGGGATGATGGCGCCATTCGGGTCCGTAAGACGACCTGTGACGGTGCCGTTTGCGATCTGGGCATACATCGGAACCGATGCAGCAGCCAGGCACGCCACCAAGGAGAGTTTGGATAGATGTTTCATTGAGGCCTCATAAAGGGTTAGGTAAGGAAACGAAGTTCGCGTACGAATCTCCGTCGTTTGTTGTTAGGCCAGCGAGTGTTGTTGAGTGGGACAACAAACGTCCAGTTCCAGCCTGTTACGTAACTGTTACGGACGTTTGTTATCAACCACTTGAAACACTTTTTACGGTTGGGGGTGGATCCGGGACTGTGCTCGGTGGGCCTGTTGATCCAGATGGAGGATGGTTCCGTCCTTGCGAAGGATGGTCTGGAGCTTGTCTACGGAGACCTGCTGAACTGGGGTGTTGCCCTGAATGGCGAGTGCCGCAGTAACTCCGGCTGCCTGGCCAATCATCATGTACTGGGGCTCCATGCGGACCGATGAATACGCCACATGGGAGGCTGACAGGCACACGGGAACGAGCAAGTTCGTGACCTGTTCCTGCTTGGGCAGGATGGCGCGGAAGCTGATCTCGTATGGCTGCACTGCCACCTGAACATCGCCTTCGTTGAACACGGAACCGTCGGGCATGGCGACACGCTGAATGTTGTGCGAGTCAGAGTTATAGCTGCCCATGGCGATGGAGTCAGGCTTGGTGCGGTCGGTCTGGAGGTCGGCCTGGTGCATGACATACATGCCGGTCATGCGGCGACCTTCGCGGATGTAAAGCTGACGCGGCCAGCCGTCGGAATCGGTGAACTCGTCCTTGGCACGGCCCCACTTATTGGTGTCGTCGCGGAGTGATTGCGGTACGGACGGGTCGGTCGCCAAGAAGTAGAAGAAGTCCTGCGTGTACTTCATGTGCGCCTTCCAGATGGCTTCGCGATCGGCGAAGGAGGCATCGGGATAGGTCCAGCTCTTGCCGATGAAGTCGGTTGAGAATGGGCCGTTGTTGTTGAAGTCGCACTTGGCGTGATCGAAGCAGACGGGGTTGGTGACGGTGGCAAGCACGGGGTCTTTGCCTGTGTGTTCCTTGTAGCTCTGAACGTAGCGCGTGAGCAGCGCGAACTGCTTTGCGTCATACCCGGCGGGCTTGGTCCAGGGCATCTTGTTCGCGGGATCATTGGTGAGGATGAGGCGGAAGTTATAGGCCTGCACCTTCTTGTCGCCGCTGCCGCCCTTGGCCAGCGGTCCGGGGTCGACGTACGGCAGAAGCTTGTGGGCGTCGTCGTACGGGCTGATCTTCCAGAGGAACTGATGCTTGGGCGTTTCCGGGCGGACGCCGGCGAGGCTCTCGTTGTAGACCTCTTCACCTTCACGGCCTATTACGTAGCTGACATGCGCTTCCGCCATGGCGTCGCCTTCGTAGCTGCAATCCGCGAAGATCTTCCCTTCCCAACGTGTGCCATCTTCCGTTACGAAAGCGGTGACCTGCTTGCCCTTCATTTCGACGCCGCCGTGTTCCTTGATGCGTTCACCAAAACGGACGTCGACCTTGGCTTCCTTGAGCCAGCGATTGAAGATGGCCTCGCCGACCTTCGGTTCGGAGAGGAAGTCGGTGGGGTGATCGAGGTCGCCCTTGCCGTAGGTGGTGGCCGCCTCTTTATAGAACTCGCGGGTGTAGCCGCCGATGATGGGGAAATAGGCGTAGTCCGTTGCGGAGAGGCCGCCGGTGACCATGCCGCCGAGGTGGCGGGTGGGTTCGAGCAGAACAACGTGGAGGCCCTGCTTGGCGGCGGAGTACGCCGTCATGACGCCGGACGCCGTGCCGCCGTAGACCACCAGATCGGCGGAGACAGGCTTTGGAGCAGGTGACGCCGCAAAGGCAGAGGCTGCGAGGGACAGGAGAAACGTGGGAACCAAAAACCGTGCGGATGCAATCATGGCTGACCATATTGCCATCGGGATGGTGCAATCGTGACGTTTCGGGGCGTATGTTACGGAAACTTTTCTTATGGAATCAGCAACTTACATGTTCTTTGACGGCGGCGCCTTGGTGTATGCGTGCATGGTGACCGGCCAACTGCGGAGAGGCGTGTTGCCCTCAAGTTCGGTCATGGTGACCATCTCAAAGAACCGGGGCGAGCCGTGTTTGCGCCACATGTCTTCCACCGCGTTCGACCCGGCGTTGGATGAGAGGAGCGAGACCATGCCGCTGGTGTCACGCGATTCGAGCATGAGGACCTTGAGGCCGGGAGCGCGTCCGGGGAGCAGGGCGATGATGGATGGCTCCACGTGGCGCACGGATATCCCGTTTATGGGATCGTTCTTATAGACACGGCGGTATGCCGATTCCTCTCCGGGTTCCGGATGGGTGTTGATGACACGATCTTCGCCGAGGGTCATGACGAAGTTCATCGTGTCTGTGTACTCCTTCATGGGTCGGAGCGTGTTGTCCGTCCCGAGCACGATGACGTTCGCCTGTTCGAGCGAGAGCAACGATGAGTCTCGGGTGACTTCGAAGGAGATGCGTCTTCCCTGCCCGATGCGGTCGAGATAGCGCGAAATCTGGATACCCGCGAGCGTGTCCCAGGTGACGGTGTACGACTGCTCGAGACCGATGGGGCCCCACATCTTTTCTAACTCTTCCAGCTTGGGGTCGTTCTTCACCTCGTCGAAGGAGTTGACCTGGACCGAGCGGACTCTCAGCGATGGACGATCTTTGAAGCTGAAGAAGATGGGTGTGGGTAAGACGATCCTTACGGGGGCGTCGCCTTCGAGGAACGCTTTCCAAAAGCTGTTGGGTTTATCTGGTGGATGCAGCTGGGCGGCCTTCAACTGGCGGCTTTGCCAGATGGCCAATCCTGCTGTGGCGGTAAGCAGGATCGCCAACAGAATGCAGGACGCCGTGAGCACGTTGACCTTGTGTACGCGAAGCCAGGCTATGCCTGTGGGTGGTGGCTCGGGTTCGGAGACCGGAGCCTCCACATGCTCTTCTGGCGGGGCCGGAGGCTGCAGCACCAACTGGTGCGTGCCGGTGGGGATGACGAGGAGTTCGTGCTCGCCGGTTTCGCCGTAGTAGTCCTTGAGCTTGCGGCGCAGGCGCGAGATGTGGACGCGGATGCTGGCGTCGGTATTGGGATCGAAGTGGCTGTTACGGCCGAGCGCCTCGGTTGCGATGGCGTATTCGCTGAGGGGAAGATGCCGGTTGAGCCAGAGGTAGTGCAGCAGTTTGCGCTGCGTTTCCGCGCGCATGAACTGTGGGCTGTTCAGGACGCGATGCACCGCTTCCTCTACCGCCGGATCGATCTCGAGGTGCACGTCCGGTGGGGTCTCAACAGCCATAGCGGGGATTCTACTGGAGTGAAAATTCGACAGACAAGCAAAGCAGCGGGAGGAGTAACCCCGCTGCATGAGAAAGGTGAGATTACCGCCCGGTTGTCATCTCGGAGAGTGTGAGATGACGGCTTGCGTGCGATTCGTCTGTGAGGAGAATCTGTTGGCCGTTGGGGCTCATGGTGAGACCTGCGAATCGAGGTGGCAGGCGCTTCAGTTTTGCGAAGTTGGTGCTGTTGCCGGTGGCCGGGTCGTATATACGCAGGGACGATTGCTTTGTGTCTAAGAAGACAATGCCGTGGGGTGTGACTTCCCAGTAGCCCCAGTATCCGGCGGCAGGTTCTGACACGACCTCTGTCTCCGGGCCGCCTTGGACGGGCACACGCCAGATGCCCGCTTCGCCACCGCGGGCAAAGTAAAGGAACTTTCCGTCTGGCGATTCCTGCGGGACGATACCGTCGCCGGTGGTGACGGGTTGCGGCGATCCGCCGTTGCGATCCACTCGCCAGAGTTGCCAGCGACCACCTCGGTTGGAACGGAAGTAGACGGCGTTGTCGTCGTTGGACCAGCGTGGCGTGATGTCGTTGAAGTCGCCGTTGGTGAGTTGCTGGGGCGAGCCACCAGTGGCGCGGATGGCGAAGATGTGGGAGTGGCCGCCGATTCGGGAGTCGAAGAGGATTTCGTCATGCACGTGTCCCCATGATGGGCTGCCGGTGAGCGGGCCGTTGCCGTGCGTCAGTGGATGCGCGCCCGTGCCGTCGACTGCGGCCATCCATATTTCCTGAAAGCCGGATCGCTGGGATTGGAAGGCGAAGCGTAAACCGTCGCGGGCGAACGATGGCGCGGAGTCCTCCTGCGTGGAAGAGAGGATTTCGTGCGAGACGCCTTCTGCACCTCGCGTTACAGCGATGATGCTCCAGATGGCGGAGCCTTGTGTGTACGCCACGCGGAGGATGTTTCCGGTGCGAGAGACCGTGGGTTGAGCAGCGTCTTCTGTGCCGATGGGCATGCGAGCCGGCGTGCCGCCACGCAGAAAGACTCGCCACAGCGCACTCTTGCCTCCGCGGTTCGAGGAGAAGACGATGGATTTGCCGTCTGGGAACCATGCGAGGCTGTCGATGCCTGCGCTTTCGTGCGTGATCTGGTGGGCCTGACCTCCGGTCGCGGCAATCCAGTAGAGGTCGCGCACGGCCGTTTCACTGGCGCGGGAGAAGGCGATGCGCTTGCCATCGGGTGAAAACGCCGGGGTCAGATCGCCTTCCCAGCCGTCCGGCGGAGTGGTAAGCACCTGCGATTGAAGCGTCTTCAGGTTGAGCAGGACGATGGACGACGATGGATTGCTTCCCGCGTGGTCTGGGAAAGCGAGCGAGTCGCCGTCCGGGGACCACGTCAGGGCTCCCTGCTCCCACTGCGAAGCGGATTGCGGAACGAAGACTTTGCGTGTTGCACGGCTACGGATATCCACCACGTAGATGCCGAGGCCTTCGGTGGAACTTGACAGGTAGCCGATACGAGTTCCATCGGGAGACCAGGTGGGGCTGAAATCGTCGCCGGGGCCGGATGTTACG contains the following coding sequences:
- a CDS encoding FAD-dependent oxidoreductase; this translates as MIASARFLVPTFLLSLAASAFAASPAPKPVSADLVVYGGTASGVMTAYSAAKQGLHVVLLEPTRHLGGMVTGGLSATDYAYFPIIGGYTREFYKEAATTYGKGDLDHPTDFLSEPKVGEAIFNRWLKEAKVDVRFGERIKEHGGVEMKGKQVTAFVTEDGTRWEGKIFADCSYEGDAMAEAHVSYVIGREGEEVYNESLAGVRPETPKHQFLWKISPYDDAHKLLPYVDPGPLAKGGSGDKKVQAYNFRLILTNDPANKMPWTKPAGYDAKQFALLTRYVQSYKEHTGKDPVLATVTNPVCFDHAKCDFNNNGPFSTDFIGKSWTYPDASFADREAIWKAHMKYTQDFFYFLATDPSVPQSLRDDTNKWGRAKDEFTDSDGWPRQLYIREGRRMTGMYVMHQADLQTDRTKPDSIAMGSYNSDSHNIQRVAMPDGSVFNEGDVQVAVQPYEISFRAILPKQEQVTNLLVPVCLSASHVAYSSVRMEPQYMMIGQAAGVTAALAIQGNTPVQQVSVDKLQTILRKDGTILHLDQQAHRAQSRIHPQP
- a CDS encoding helix-turn-helix domain-containing protein, encoding MAVETPPDVHLEIDPAVEEAVHRVLNSPQFMRAETQRKLLHYLWLNRHLPLSEYAIATEALGRNSHFDPNTDASIRVHISRLRRKLKDYYGETGEHELLVIPTGTHQLVLQPPAPPEEHVEAPVSEPEPPPTGIAWLRVHKVNVLTASCILLAILLTATAGLAIWQSRQLKAAQLHPPDKPNSFWKAFLEGDAPVRIVLPTPIFFSFKDRPSLRVRSVQVNSFDEVKNDPKLEELEKMWGPIGLEQSYTVTWDTLAGIQISRYLDRIGQGRRISFEVTRDSSLLSLEQANVIVLGTDNTLRPMKEYTDTMNFVMTLGEDRVINTHPEPGEESAYRRVYKNDPINGISVRHVEPSIIALLPGRAPGLKVLMLESRDTSGMVSLLSSNAGSNAVEDMWRKHGSPRFFEMVTMTELEGNTPLRSWPVTMHAYTKAPPSKNM
- a CDS encoding DPP IV N-terminal domain-containing protein; this translates as MSTEHRAPFQAGDWIVEPELNCLRKDDQEKHLEPKVMKVLLALADHPNHVVAKDDLIAAVWPGTFVSDDVLTRCISVLRRVTQDDATMPHFIQTVPKVGYRLLAPLRELPTEPSQEQVLPFPAPELARAESLAETFPQLPIPRQGQPLLLHPAVLAGLAFAILVIVVLGVWRFLWTGTPRETILKTLPFTSRDGEQLQPAFSPDGKTVAYVAVPENGGAQHIYIKSVTAETSAPVTSGPGDDFSPTWSPDGTRIGYLSSSTEGLGIYVVDIRSRATRKVFVPQSASQWEQGALTWSPDGDSLAFPDHAGSNPSSSIVLLNLKTLQSQVLTTPPDGWEGDLTPAFSPDGKRIAFSRASETAVRDLYWIAATGGQAHQITHESAGIDSLAWFPDGKSIVFSSNRGGKSALWRVFLRGGTPARMPIGTEDAAQPTVSRTGNILRVAYTQGSAIWSIIAVTRGAEGVSHEILSSTQEDSAPSFARDGLRFAFQSQRSGFQEIWMAAVDGTGAHPLTHGNGPLTGSPSWGHVHDEILFDSRIGGHSHIFAIRATGGSPQQLTNGDFNDITPRWSNDDNAVYFRSNRGGRWQLWRVDRNGGSPQPVTTGDGIVPQESPDGKFLYFARGGEAGIWRVPVQGGPETEVVSEPAAGYWGYWEVTPHGIVFLDTKQSSLRIYDPATGNSTNFAKLKRLPPRFAGLTMSPNGQQILLTDESHASRHLTLSEMTTGR
- a CDS encoding TonB-dependent receptor, translating into MKHLSKLSLVACLAAASVPMYAQIANGTVTGRLTDPNGAIIPGAQVLLQKTDTGLTLKTQTNSEGIYTFPALGTGNYTLSVEQSGFKKATSSLTLTVGQTASIDLTLQLGSNTETVDVQAAGQADLETSDATISYTVGARQVSDLPLNGRNPYGLAALSPGINPGGSFGAGVATARGAVVAAATNNFEANGGLSAANDILLDGVPISVCCQGQPALTPSVEVVDQFKVITSTPSAQFGRTSGGILNIVTKSGTNGLHGTAYEYFRNDKLDAANFFTKRSGVYPIPTRKDFRLPHRYNQYGVFVNGPVWLPKIYNGKDKTFFTFGWEATRNTTNVFNTVTVPTALQRQGIFTEGGLGQVYDPYSNNGTTRQPLPAGCNAAGCFAAGYGLTSINPVSQQLLQFLPMPNAAGLTSNYSYSYATNDKEDQFNFRVDHNFSPSQRVFVRGSRDVNNHHENDLFNGVNGPSGINQALTAYLFAAGHTWTITPSLVLQTNYGFAYQKNFQIPQNYGYQASKYGFSTNLDSQQQLPGLPYVSINSAYANMSNATNTNRWEHYTHVLNSTAVWQRGLHTLTFGYDGRLIMEHQQSAGNGVGSFTFDSTLTKPNSSGSVTGNQANVDSLAAFLLGTFTSASLQRQVLPAYDSWYHAPFFQDDWKVFPNLTLNMGIRWDIETGYRERQNRWADLDLKVANPLSSAALPFTGGARFLGVNYPNRTWKTSYTKFSPRFGLAWQVTPKTVVRSGFSILYLPTSQRFYSASTLGYSISTATTFVSTQVPNATIANPFPTGVQLPQGAANGVQVGTGTSVTGVLYDTPLSYNEQWNLGVERQISRGIVLHLNYVGSHSLHLPQNIRPNDLRDQNWGAVGDTNYVNYLQASVANPFYGQPNVGNLNTPTVQRAALLAAYPQYTTNSGMANSSLNISGYGGGTAEFNAAQAFITMQPSPNLTATVSYTFSKSMTNAVPITAGFLNANGTPNYQNSYHIRDYEWSVASTDVPHRLVANANYTLPFGRGQRFGSGASGWVNQIIGGWGLNTIIAVQSGAALGITQTGGAAFSGSRPMFVQGVDPLNHGDIRNRLGSSGAGYKDGYFNWTGFTQAQSFQLGNVPRSSGYLRGVKTFQDDLSLIKYFPIHESIKLQFRLEAFNVFNKVQFGLPNTTFGASNFGQVNSQANLPRNVQAALKLNF